From Bacteroidota bacterium, one genomic window encodes:
- a CDS encoding sulfatase, which translates to VSHGDNCAGCRHIELIALGPDFAKRQVVDRPYEQRDISKTIAKLLGFKMPYSKGKEIYELVGK; encoded by the coding sequence TGTGAGTCATGGAGACAATTGTGCGGGTTGCCGTCATATAGAGCTTATAGCCCTAGGCCCCGATTTTGCAAAAAGACAAGTTGTTGATAGACCCTATGAACAAAGAGATATTTCGAAAACTATCGCCAAATTATTAGGGTTCAAAATGCCTTATTCGAAGGGGAAAGAGATTTATGAGTTGGTGGGGAAATAG